One Hordeum vulgare subsp. vulgare chromosome 4H, MorexV3_pseudomolecules_assembly, whole genome shotgun sequence DNA window includes the following coding sequences:
- the LOC123447415 gene encoding probable O-methyltransferase ustE, with protein sequence MGTVLDSHFLALTAIVTVGYQLVFFIITALLRIDKVTDFAGSTNFIIIAVLVAALKGTWHFRQIVLTVLVIIWGLRLAVFLLMRILQWGEDKRFDEMRSNLGKLAVFWTFQAIWVWTVSLPVTIVNASSSNPSIEARDIIGWIMWAIGLFVEAIADQQKLKFKNSPSNRGKWCNVGLWSYTRHPNYFGEILLWWGVFVASTPVLSGAEWLVILGPIFLALLLLFVSGIPLLESSADKRFGRSEEYRTYKKTTSPLIPLPPVVYGALPDWFKVAFLLELPLYNPGPERDPVS encoded by the exons ATGGGAACAGTGCTGGACTCCCACTTCCTGGCGCTCACCGCCATCGTCACC GTCGGGTACCAGCTGGTGTTCTTCATCATCACAGCTCTCCTCCGCATCGACAAGGTCACCGATTTCGCCG gcagtacaaatttcatcataATTGCGGTCCTGGTAGCAGCTTTGAAGGGAACATGGCACTTCCGTCAG ATCGTGTTGACAGTGCTTGTTATAATTTGGGGGCTTCGCTTGGCAGTGTTCTTACTAATGAG GATTTTGCAATGGGGAGAGGACAAACGGTTTGATGAGATGCGCAGTAACTTGGGGAAATTAGCTGTCTTCTGGACTTTTCAG GCTATCTGGGTTTGGACTGTCAGCTTGCCTGTTACTATTGTGAATGCAAGTAGCAGCAACCCTTCTATTGAAGCTCGGGATATCATTGGTTGGATAATGTGGGCCATCGGGCTATTTGTGGAAGCCATAGCTGATCAGCAGAAGCTTAAATTCAAGAATTCTCCAAGCAATAGGGGAAAGTGGTGTAATGTTGGTCTTTGGAGTTATACTCGCCACCCAAATTACTTTGGGGAG ATACTCCTTTGGTGGGGGGTGTTTGTAGCATCAACTCCGGTTCTCTCAGGAGCTGAATGGCTTGTAATCTTGGGACCCATCTTCCTGGCGCTCCTGCTTCTTTTCGTTAGTGGGATTCCACTTCTTGAG TCATCTGCTGATAAGCGCTTCGGCCGGTCTGAGGAATACCGCACATACAAGAAAACCACAAG CCCTCTGATCCCATTGCCGCCGGTCGTGTATGGAGCCCTGCCTGATTGGTTCAAGGTGGCATTCCTCCTGGAGCTGCCCCTCTACAACCCCGGGCCGGAACGCGACCCCGTCAGCTGA
- the LOC123447416 gene encoding peptidyl-prolyl cis-trans isomerase FKBP17-2, chloroplastic, translating into MATFLGSTPAFLARPAAKPQVSCAPPSRPPSAQPPSDQPPPPPQQQQQEPMQAQARAPAPKRAATSADSTDWVASSLTRRFGIGAGLAWVGFLAFGVVSEQLKTRFEVAQQQANTKDVEEQQEVVLPNGIRYTEMRVGGGDVPRPGDLVVIDLQGRVSGGGGGEAFVDTFGDGKRPLALVMGSRPYTRGMCEGVEYALRSMRSGGKRRVVVPASLGFGDDGADFGDDGTQVPPGATLEYVVQVDKVSIAPA; encoded by the exons ATGGCCACGTTCTTGGGCAGCACCCCGGCCTTCCTCGCCCGCCCGGCCGCCAAGCCGCAGGTCTCGTGCGCGCCGCCCTCGCGCCCGCCCAGCGCCCAGCCGCCGTCCGACcagcccccaccgccgccacagcagcagcagcaagagcCCATGCAGGCGCAGGCGAGGGCGCCGGCGCCGAAGCGCGCGGCGACGTCGGCCGACTCGACGGACTGGGTCGCGTCGTCGCTGACCCGGCGGTTCGGCATCGGCGCCGGGCTGGCGTGGGTCGGCTTCCTGGCCTTCGGCGTCGTGTCGGAGCAGCTCAAGACCCGCTTCGAGGTCGCCCAGCAGCAGGCCAACACCAA GGAtgtggaggagcagcaggaggtcgTCCTGCCCAATGGAATCCG GTACACCGAGATGCGGGTGGGCGGCGGCGACGTGCCGCGGCCGGGCGACCTGGTGGTGATCGACCTGCAGGGGCGGgtgtccggcggcggcggcggcgaggcgttcGTGGACACGTTCGGCGACGGGAAGCGGCCGCTGGCGCTCGTCATGGGCTCCAGGCCCTACACCAGGGGGATGTGCGAGGGCGTCGAGTACGCGCTGCGGTCCATGCGGAGCGGCGGCAAGCGGCGCGTGGTCGTCCCGGCGAGCCTCGGCTTCGGGGACGACGGCGCCGACTTCGGGGACGACGGCACGCAGGTGCCCCCCGGGGCCACGCTCGAGTACGTCGTGCAGGTCGACAAGGTGTCCATCGCGCCGGCGTGA